From one Melospiza melodia melodia isolate bMelMel2 chromosome 4, bMelMel2.pri, whole genome shotgun sequence genomic stretch:
- the TFEC gene encoding transcription factor EC isoform X1, translated as MHPVCNRIEKMKSHNLLKHTLKIQELPQCFPLVKTCKHPLHQLSSSILDIYNSDQGMAPTNMGLTNASCPANLPVKRELTEADTRAMAKERQKKDNHNLIERRRRYNINYRIKELGTLIPKSNDPDMRWNKGTILKASVEYIKWLQKEQQRARELEHRQKKLEHANRRLLLRIQELEIQARAHGLPVMSSLSAVDLAAQVIKQQSYPEENSVDYSQQMPLVHGQNSDVCDGSTAFSDPLSHFTDLSFSAALKEEQRLEEILLDDTVSPFGTDPLLSSTSPAASKESSRRSSFSTDDGDDL; from the exons ATGCATCCTGTCTGCAATAGAATTGAAAAGATGAAAAGTCACAATTTATTAAAACACACATTGAAGATACAAGAACTGCCCCAGTGTTTTCCCCTTGTCAAAACCTGCAAACACCCATTACACCAG CTATCTAGCAGCATTTTGGATATATATAACAGTGACCAGGGAATGGCACCGACTAATATGGGTCTCACAAATGCTTCTTGCCCAGCTAATCTACCAGTAAAAAGGGAGCTCACAG AAGCAGATACAAGAGCAATGGCAAAGGAGAGACAAAAAAAGGATAACCACAACCTCA TTGAGAGAAGAAGAAGGTATAATATTAATTACCGAATCAAGGAGCTTGGCACACTCATCCCCAAGTCTAATGATCC TGATATGCGCTGGAACAAAGGAACTATTTTAAAAGCATCGGTGGAGTACATCAAGTGGCTACAAAAAGAACAACAGAGAGCCAGAGAATTAGAACACAGGCAGAAGAAATTAGAGCATGCTAACAGAAGACTTCTGCTCCGAATTCAG GAACTGGAGATCCAGGCACGTGCACACGGCCTTCCGGTCATGTCTTCGCTCAGTGCTGTCGATTTAGCAGCACAAGTCATCAAGCAGCAGTCTTACCCAGAGGAGAACTCTGTAGACTATTCTCAACAAATGCCTCTGGTACATGGACAAAATTCTGATGTCTGCGATGGATCTACAGCCTTTTCTGATCCCCTTTCTCACTTCACGGATTTGTCCTTCAGCGCAGCTTTGAAAGAGGAACAGCGGCTAGAGGAGATTTTATTGGACGACACAGTGTCACCATTTGGAACAGACCCACTCTTGTCCTCCACATCTCCAGCTGCATCAAaagagagcagcaggagaagcagctTCAGCACAGATGATGGAGATGATTTATAA
- the TFEC gene encoding transcription factor EC isoform X2, whose amino-acid sequence MHPVCNRIEKMKSHNLLKHTLKIQELPQCFPLVKTCKHPLHQLSSSILDIYNSDQGMAPTNMGLTNASCPANLPVKRELTADTRAMAKERQKKDNHNLIERRRRYNINYRIKELGTLIPKSNDPDMRWNKGTILKASVEYIKWLQKEQQRARELEHRQKKLEHANRRLLLRIQELEIQARAHGLPVMSSLSAVDLAAQVIKQQSYPEENSVDYSQQMPLVHGQNSDVCDGSTAFSDPLSHFTDLSFSAALKEEQRLEEILLDDTVSPFGTDPLLSSTSPAASKESSRRSSFSTDDGDDL is encoded by the exons ATGCATCCTGTCTGCAATAGAATTGAAAAGATGAAAAGTCACAATTTATTAAAACACACATTGAAGATACAAGAACTGCCCCAGTGTTTTCCCCTTGTCAAAACCTGCAAACACCCATTACACCAG CTATCTAGCAGCATTTTGGATATATATAACAGTGACCAGGGAATGGCACCGACTAATATGGGTCTCACAAATGCTTCTTGCCCAGCTAATCTACCAGTAAAAAGGGAGCTCACAG CAGATACAAGAGCAATGGCAAAGGAGAGACAAAAAAAGGATAACCACAACCTCA TTGAGAGAAGAAGAAGGTATAATATTAATTACCGAATCAAGGAGCTTGGCACACTCATCCCCAAGTCTAATGATCC TGATATGCGCTGGAACAAAGGAACTATTTTAAAAGCATCGGTGGAGTACATCAAGTGGCTACAAAAAGAACAACAGAGAGCCAGAGAATTAGAACACAGGCAGAAGAAATTAGAGCATGCTAACAGAAGACTTCTGCTCCGAATTCAG GAACTGGAGATCCAGGCACGTGCACACGGCCTTCCGGTCATGTCTTCGCTCAGTGCTGTCGATTTAGCAGCACAAGTCATCAAGCAGCAGTCTTACCCAGAGGAGAACTCTGTAGACTATTCTCAACAAATGCCTCTGGTACATGGACAAAATTCTGATGTCTGCGATGGATCTACAGCCTTTTCTGATCCCCTTTCTCACTTCACGGATTTGTCCTTCAGCGCAGCTTTGAAAGAGGAACAGCGGCTAGAGGAGATTTTATTGGACGACACAGTGTCACCATTTGGAACAGACCCACTCTTGTCCTCCACATCTCCAGCTGCATCAAaagagagcagcaggagaagcagctTCAGCACAGATGATGGAGATGATTTATAA
- the TFEC gene encoding transcription factor EC isoform X4: MKEKEKSVAIEEIIDASKIKLLSSSILDIYNSDQGMAPTNMGLTNASCPANLPVKRELTADTRAMAKERQKKDNHNLIERRRRYNINYRIKELGTLIPKSNDPDMRWNKGTILKASVEYIKWLQKEQQRARELEHRQKKLEHANRRLLLRIQELEIQARAHGLPVMSSLSAVDLAAQVIKQQSYPEENSVDYSQQMPLVHGQNSDVCDGSTAFSDPLSHFTDLSFSAALKEEQRLEEILLDDTVSPFGTDPLLSSTSPAASKESSRRSSFSTDDGDDL; encoded by the exons atgaaggagaaggaaaagtcaGTGGCTATTGAGGAAATAATAGACGCCTCAAAAATAAAACTG CTATCTAGCAGCATTTTGGATATATATAACAGTGACCAGGGAATGGCACCGACTAATATGGGTCTCACAAATGCTTCTTGCCCAGCTAATCTACCAGTAAAAAGGGAGCTCACAG CAGATACAAGAGCAATGGCAAAGGAGAGACAAAAAAAGGATAACCACAACCTCA TTGAGAGAAGAAGAAGGTATAATATTAATTACCGAATCAAGGAGCTTGGCACACTCATCCCCAAGTCTAATGATCC TGATATGCGCTGGAACAAAGGAACTATTTTAAAAGCATCGGTGGAGTACATCAAGTGGCTACAAAAAGAACAACAGAGAGCCAGAGAATTAGAACACAGGCAGAAGAAATTAGAGCATGCTAACAGAAGACTTCTGCTCCGAATTCAG GAACTGGAGATCCAGGCACGTGCACACGGCCTTCCGGTCATGTCTTCGCTCAGTGCTGTCGATTTAGCAGCACAAGTCATCAAGCAGCAGTCTTACCCAGAGGAGAACTCTGTAGACTATTCTCAACAAATGCCTCTGGTACATGGACAAAATTCTGATGTCTGCGATGGATCTACAGCCTTTTCTGATCCCCTTTCTCACTTCACGGATTTGTCCTTCAGCGCAGCTTTGAAAGAGGAACAGCGGCTAGAGGAGATTTTATTGGACGACACAGTGTCACCATTTGGAACAGACCCACTCTTGTCCTCCACATCTCCAGCTGCATCAAaagagagcagcaggagaagcagctTCAGCACAGATGATGGAGATGATTTATAA
- the TFEC gene encoding transcription factor EC isoform X3 — translation MKEKEKSVAIEEIIDASKIKLLSSSILDIYNSDQGMAPTNMGLTNASCPANLPVKRELTEADTRAMAKERQKKDNHNLIERRRRYNINYRIKELGTLIPKSNDPDMRWNKGTILKASVEYIKWLQKEQQRARELEHRQKKLEHANRRLLLRIQELEIQARAHGLPVMSSLSAVDLAAQVIKQQSYPEENSVDYSQQMPLVHGQNSDVCDGSTAFSDPLSHFTDLSFSAALKEEQRLEEILLDDTVSPFGTDPLLSSTSPAASKESSRRSSFSTDDGDDL, via the exons atgaaggagaaggaaaagtcaGTGGCTATTGAGGAAATAATAGACGCCTCAAAAATAAAACTG CTATCTAGCAGCATTTTGGATATATATAACAGTGACCAGGGAATGGCACCGACTAATATGGGTCTCACAAATGCTTCTTGCCCAGCTAATCTACCAGTAAAAAGGGAGCTCACAG AAGCAGATACAAGAGCAATGGCAAAGGAGAGACAAAAAAAGGATAACCACAACCTCA TTGAGAGAAGAAGAAGGTATAATATTAATTACCGAATCAAGGAGCTTGGCACACTCATCCCCAAGTCTAATGATCC TGATATGCGCTGGAACAAAGGAACTATTTTAAAAGCATCGGTGGAGTACATCAAGTGGCTACAAAAAGAACAACAGAGAGCCAGAGAATTAGAACACAGGCAGAAGAAATTAGAGCATGCTAACAGAAGACTTCTGCTCCGAATTCAG GAACTGGAGATCCAGGCACGTGCACACGGCCTTCCGGTCATGTCTTCGCTCAGTGCTGTCGATTTAGCAGCACAAGTCATCAAGCAGCAGTCTTACCCAGAGGAGAACTCTGTAGACTATTCTCAACAAATGCCTCTGGTACATGGACAAAATTCTGATGTCTGCGATGGATCTACAGCCTTTTCTGATCCCCTTTCTCACTTCACGGATTTGTCCTTCAGCGCAGCTTTGAAAGAGGAACAGCGGCTAGAGGAGATTTTATTGGACGACACAGTGTCACCATTTGGAACAGACCCACTCTTGTCCTCCACATCTCCAGCTGCATCAAaagagagcagcaggagaagcagctTCAGCACAGATGATGGAGATGATTTATAA